The following are encoded in a window of Rosa chinensis cultivar Old Blush chromosome 4, RchiOBHm-V2, whole genome shotgun sequence genomic DNA:
- the LOC112198822 gene encoding uncharacterized protein LOC112198822 produces the protein MAAAGFVIRNHSGSPVVAGTRKIGSTTVLVAECSALKDGLLHALHLNCSNMLVEGDSKLVIDCVNKISDPPWKIRSLVRDIQDISSMFEEISFSHIPREANFVADTLASLGHQSLDAIIWRDKLPLLACSAFNLDQFNFGVVGGFVL, from the coding sequence ATGGCTGCAGCTGGTTTTGTCATTAGAAACCATTCTGGCTCCCCTGTGGTGGCTGGAACTAGGAAGATCGGCTCTACTACTGTTCTTGTGGCAGAGTGTAGCGCGCTCAAAGATGGTCTCCTCCATGCGCTGCATCTCAACTGCTCTAACATGCTAGTAGAGGGTGATTCAAAGCTGGTGATCGACTGTGTTAACAAGATTAGTGACCCTCCTTGGAAAATTCGTTCTCTTGTTCGTGACATCCAAGACATCTCTAGTATGTTTGAGGAAATCTCTTTCTCTCATATTCCACGTGAAGCAAATTTTGTGGCTGACACATTGGCCTCCCTTGGTCATCAATCTCTGGATGCGATTATATGGCGAGACAAACTTCCTCTTTTGGCTTGCTCGGCTTTTAATTTAGACCAATTTAATTTTGGTGTAGTTGGAGGCTTTGTGTTGTaa